The sequence below is a genomic window from Equus caballus isolate H_3958 breed thoroughbred chromosome 11, TB-T2T, whole genome shotgun sequence.
GTATTCTGCCACGTGAAGAGGTAGCACTGGGAGAGGTGGCAACTTTGTGCTGGCCACAAGGGAAGGCATCACCAACACCCAGAGGGCAGAGCGCAAGATTCAAAGGGGCCAGGCCGTGGGCCCTGGTCCGCCTCCCTCACTGGATAAACAACAAACGTCTCTATGGTACAGCAGCGGGAGTTTGTCCTTTCTTGCAGCTGAAATCGCTTGGATACACAGCTATTTACACTCACAGGTTCATTGTAAGTCAGGTGCTTATTGCCAGAAACTACTTATCACTTTACTGAAGGTATtgaatttaaagagagaaaaataattatgggGAATCTATgctacagaaataaaagcactGGTTAAGTAAGAGGGGGAAATACATAAGTCATTTAAGAATGTGCacaggggccgacccagtggcacagcggttagttGCGCACGTTCCACATCGGCtgctggggttcgccagttcggatgctgggtgtggacatggcaccgcttggcaagccatgctgtggcaggtgtcgcacatgtaaagtagagaaagatgggcacagatgttagctcagggccagtcttcctcagcaaaaagaggaggattggcagcaaatgttagctcagggctaatcttcctcaaaaaaaaaaaaagaagaatgtgcaTATAAGAAACTGCTAACAGTAACTCCCTTTGGGGAGAGGGAATTGGGAGCAGGAGAAGAAGGGAGTGAAGGAACCATAATTTTACATTTGGTATCTTTCTGTAAGGCTTAGGTTTTCTTGCTAttacttctatttaaaaaaaatctaggcaGTGGGATAATGgggcatttctctttcttccatattattttctgtcttagaaatacttaaaaataaaaggaaatgttatTTCCAACATGTCTAGAGAactgctcccttctcctcctccagggaggAAATCAGAGGACCTAATATTTACCAATCCAGTCTCACATTCTTgacattccctccagcaatgaTCATGCCTCACTCAAGAGCTCACAGATGGGTCATCTCTGAAGCCAGCAGCAGGCCTAGGCGAGTGTCAACAAGAATGACAACTCAGGGTAGCACACGCAGCATTTAGCCCATAGATCACAGATGCCAGTTTGGCTTGTGGTCATACTTCTGAAAAAAGGATCCCAAGAGTCCTAATACTTAGTGTGAGACTTATAAAAGAATTATGCATTGCTGAGTATTGTAACTGTTTAATACTGTAACTAAACACTGACACTACACACTAGGAAGAGAGTTAATgtatacaaaaaaattatttctcacctaggaaattttttaaaaaccatacatttttaaatcaaaggcTATATAGCTGTTGATCCCAGCCTAGTTATTTCAGCTTAGACTTCCTCAGCTTAGGCCTCTTATTCAATTGCCTCATTTCCCAGATGGAAAAATTGAGGCAGCAGGTCACAGAGGCAGTCAGTGGCGGAGTTAAGATTAGATTAGAGGGGATAAGCCTGAAAACAGAAGAGGGCAGCAGCAGAGTGCCCAAACAGGGGCTCGAAGCCTAGGCACAGTTTTCCCAGGACACTAcccagaaaaccagaaaacagccAGGGACTACCTTAGTTCTGTGGTTCTCTGCACTCAGCCCCTCATATAGAGATTTGTCGAAAGATAGTTCACCAAGGATCTGCAGTTCAGTTACATCTCTTAGTAACTGTAAGATGaaggggaaaacaaaacagactttagACATAGACTTACTGTTTTTGGACAGCGCTCATCAGCTATCCCTTTAGCATCCCCCTTCTCCTGTCTTCCTCAGCCTGGTTTATGGCATCAGCAACCACAAAGTTACCCAGGCAAGAAACCTGCAGTCACTCCCCAACTTCTTTCCCCTTACCCTTTACCTCGTGTCACCCCCCACCCAGCTTCCGGCCCCAAGTCAGTTCTTgacaattctttttatttttaggtcCCTCTTGCacctgttcctttttctccaccccCATTGCTACTTCTTCAGTTCAGAGCTCCTCATTGTCACCTGGACCTGCAAGGCATTAACCTAGATCACAGTTCCCACTGTCGAATGAGTgatcaggaaaggcctctctaTGAAAGTAACATCTGAGTTCAAGATAAGAAGAAACCACACAGgaatatctgggggaagagcagtGTCATGAAGAAGAAACACCAAGTACAAAGGTCATGTAGCCAGAATAATATTGATAAGCTGGAGTGACACAAAGGACAGAATAGCTGGAGTATAAGAATCGGGGAAGAGGAGAGTACCAGGAATGAAGTTGAGGAAGCACAGACTAGATCACACAGTGCCTTGCAGGCCATTGAAAAAGGACAGATTTTAGTTTAAGTGTATTCAagaaccactttttttttctttaagcagaggagtggcataatgtttgcttttaaaagaCAGATGTTATGTGAAGAATGTTTGTAGAGGGCATGGCAAGATcagaggcaggaagagcagcCAGAAGTTTACTGTAACAGTCCAGACAAAAGATGGTGGCCCAAACTACAACAGGAGCGGTGGAGACGGAAAGAAGTGAATGGATTAGGATATATTTTGGGAGTGGAATGACGGAGCTTGCTGCTGGAATAGATAGGAGGACGTAGGAAAGGGAGGAGTTACAAGTAATTCCTAGAATTCCTAGTAAGTAACTGGAGTAAGTTACCCTGAGTAACTAGGTAAGGAACAGGCTGGGGCTGAAGGTGGATCAAGAGACCCGTTTTGCACTGCTCTATTTGAGATGTTATCTCCTTTTCTAGAGAAGAAGCCTGTGAGCAGCAGGACAATCAAATCTGGAGCATTTCAGTCTCAAGTACCTGCTCGGATTGACTCAAGAAGAGCTCTGCAGCCACagtgacattttctttatccgaAGTGATGGCACAGCTTACTGAATGCCATTCCTCCACACTCTGGAAAAGGAAAGTCTAGTTAGCACAACACCTTTGATACTGGCTCaatacaaggttgacataagggaagccatgttATAGAAAGGAAAGCTacattgtaactttgaatgacctctgattaactaacccagttGGATATGTACCCTCCAGGAGACatacatgctctgtagattttatggcccctggTGTGTACCTTCCAGTTGCAGTAAgacaataactttgttcttttgagttccttaggaacaTAAGGACCCCCGGACAGAGATTCTATACTGGTATCCATCATTGACGACAGCTGAAAGGTCTGGTGTGGTGACTCCCCGTCTGCAATGCCAGGCAGTCAACATTCCTGAGCCCTCCTCTATAGCCCACTAgccctatataactgcttcaagattctgtaccccattaagatggttctttaggatgCTAGCTTCCTATCAGCTGGCTCATCAGCTAGCTCATTGCTGAGTAAAAGCCCTTTCTCTACCACCGTCTTGCCTCTTGACGGATGGCCTTTGTCTTGCAGCTGGCAGATCACATCCTTTGCGCCTTAAGGCGAAAAGCTAGAAAGTTTACCACTTAACACACAGAGCAGCTTAAGGTCCCAGAACAGAGGGTGTGAGCGGTTTCAGCGCTCACCCTGGCTCAAGCGACACCGCAACCTTGACAAACGTGACCCAGTGAAGAGGCTAAGGAGGGGCCTGGGTGCCGCCCCGCACGTGCTTTCAGGGGAAACCTCAGAGAGTGGTACCGGGGCGTCTCGTGTCACCCGCTACAGACCCTGCTCTCTCCCTCGGCCTCTCTGGACGTCCGCGCTCACCTGAACCGGATCGCTCCCACAAGCGCCCTGCTGactctggctgcacacagtgtAAGCCTGAAACGAGAGGCATGCCCAGGACACAATGAGGAAACCCAGTCGCCCGGTTAACGGCCCTTTCCCAGGTCCCCGGGAGCCTAGTGGCGATGCGCATGCGCGAGGCCGGGCGCTAGGACCAGGCGGGCAGGCGGGCCAGCGGGCGCGTCCGGGTCTCGAGGAAGTCTCGCGATGTTTGCATTTGAACTGCTTGGCGGGTGCCGGCCATGGCGGCGTCACTCCCGCGACCCGGGAGTCGGCTCTTCCGAACGTATGGGGctgccggcggcggcggcgggggtcCGCGGCGGCAGCCGGGCCGGGCAGCCGCGCAGTGGTTCCCTCCGCAAGACCGCAAGCGTTTCttcagcagcagcggcagcagcaccGACACCAGCGGCGGCGGCCGCTCGCGGTCTGTGGCCTCCGACGACCCGGACGACCCCGACTTCCCCGGAAGCCCGGTGGGCCCGCGGCGGAGGCGCGCTGGCCGGCGAACCTGCACGGACGGCCCGAGCCCGATCGCGACCCCGCGCCGCCTGAGGCTGCGAGCTCGGCCCCCGCAGAAGTGCAGCACCCCCTGCGGCCCGCTCCGGCCGCCGCCCTTCCCCAGCGGCAACCCGGGCCGCCTGAGCCCGGACCTCAGTGCGTGCAGCCCGCCCGGGCACGGCGGCGAGCTGGGCATCAGCGCCTCCCTGTACAGCTCTCCGGCCTCTCCCGGCCCCGGCCCTGGGTCCCCAGAGCCAGGAGACAGTGTCATCAGTACCGGCCCCTCCGCCTCTCCGGACGCAGCCTCTGAAGTCGCGAGCGGCCTCCACCCCCCAGCAGCCTCCCTGGACCACGCACCTCTCCCCTGCTCCCCGGAGGCAGCACCAGGACGCAGGTTCACCAGGTTGACCCACCAAGCCCGTGCCAGCCTCAGGTCAGCTCTCTTTAGCCTTGTGGACTCAGGAAACCCTGAGAATTCTGAGTTCGGGGCAGATGGGAAGAATATGAGGGAGACCTGCCATGAAAGGGAACTGGTCGGCAAGAGGCTGGAGGGCCCGGGCTTATCAAGCATCAGCGAAAAGAGTGCCACAGACCAGGACTCTTGTCAAGAGATTGGGTCTCAAGGGACTGTCCAGATAGAATGCGACGAGGCCAATGGTGACAAGGGCTGTATTGGACCTGGGGCATTCAACAGGCCTGAGAGAACTCGGCCAAGCCGGAAAAGGAAACATCAGGAGACAATGAACACCTCCCTCCTCCATTACCAGCAGTTTAAAGGGggccaaaagagagaaaaagattcatTCTTCACCCAGGACCTGACTCATTTACAGGATGCGAGCGCTTGGACCAAAGCCAGGGCTTCCCTCAGTTTGCACAAGAAGAAGATCGTGACTGCTGTGTCAGAAGTGTGCAGCAGCTACACCACTGCCAgctctctctctgggtccctcaTATCAGAATATTCAAACCCTCCTGTCACAAACAAAACGAACAGTGCTCTGTCCCCTTGGCACTCCTCTTCCATGTATTTGCTAACCCCCTTAAAGACACTACCTGTCGCAGACAAAAAGGCATCTGATGCTGAAAAGGTTTATGGGGAATGCAATCAGGAAGGCCCTCTCCCCTTTAGCTATTGCCTTTCCTCAGAAAAATTGGAATGCTGTGAGAAGATTGGGGAAGGGGTGTTTGGCGAAGTGTTTCAAACAACTGCTAACAACACACCTGTAGCCCTAAAAATCATTGCCATCGAAGGACCGGATTTAGTCAATGGAGCCCATCAGAAAACTTTCGAGGAAATCCTGCCAGAGATCATCATCTCCAAAGAGTTGAGCCTCTTGTCGGATGAGGTCTGCAACCGCACAGAAGGCTTCATTGGGTTGAACTCAGTGCACTGTGTTCAAGGATCTTACCCTCCCTTGCTCCTCAGAGCCTGGGATCACTATAACTCAACCAAAGGGTCTGCAAATGACCGGCCtgacttttttgaggaagaccagctcTTCATTGTTCTGGAATTTGAGTTTGGAGGGATTGACTTAGAGCAAATGAGAAAGAAGCTGTCCTCCTTGGCTACTGCAAAGAGCATTCTACACCAGATCACTGCCTCCCTCGCAGTGGCAGAGGCCTCACTGCACTTTGAGCACCGGGACTTACACTGGGGGAACGTGCTCTTAAAGAAAACCAGCCTCAAAGAGCTCCATTACACCCTCAACGGGAAGACAAGCGCTATCCCCACCTGTGGGCTGCAAGTGAGCATCATTGACTACACCCTGTCACGCCTGGAGCGGGATGGGATCGTGGTTTTCTGTGACATTTCCATGGATGAGGACCTATTTACAGGTGAAGGTGACTACCAGTTTGAGATCTACAGGCtaatgagaaaggagaacaaCAACTGCTGGGGTGAGTATCACCCTTATAATAATGTACTCTGGCTGCATTACCTCACAGATAAGATTCTGAATCAAATGACCTTCAAGACGAAGCGTAACACCCCTGCCATGAAGCAAATAAGGAAAAAGATCCAGCATTTCCACAGGACGATGCTGGacttcagctctgccactgacctgCTCTGCCAACACAGTCTATTTAAGTAAGCCGAAGGGGCCTCACTGGCCCAAACTGAGAAGGTACTGGTCTGGAAGCCCCTGGGGCTGTTTCCAATCTCCATCCCCAGAGCGGGGTGGGATTCCCATTCTTACATGTTTCCAATCAGCTTTTCAAACAAGAATTTTGTTTCCAAGTGGAAACTGAAATGTTTCTTGAAATGTTTAAACTTaacaaatattcttaaaaaataaactacacACGAGAACAAGTGCTTACAACTTATAAGCCCTCTTTCTAACTGTCAGTCTGTTCTGTAAATTCCTTTCTATATTTTCACTTTTGAGCCTTGACACTTTATGCAGCCTGAGCAACAAAGAAAAGATTCAGGAAAGCCCAAGGCCTCAGCTGTCATACCGTTGAGAGCCTGTTGCTGTAGGGACCATGAGGCTGGCTTTGGGAACCACACTACAGATGAGGAGTCAACCGAGAGCAAAGAGGCTGTTAGCAAACAGAGACCAAGAGAGACAgactggagggagagaggaaagaaagacgGTAGACAGTTTATAGGGAGAAGTACAGGAAAGGCCACATGCTTATCAAATTCATTTGCCAATCACAAAGAGAAGCAGAATTGGTTGATttccaaagggaaaataaatgtctCCATGGCTTCTGAAAAGGTTtgaatttttgcttatttttcatcaAGGGAAGGAAAACTGAAATGTTGCATTAAGAGCTGAGTGgttgatatttttttctgaatgtgaCTTTGGTGATTTACTCCTAAAGTGTTCCCATGTTAACTAATCTTGTTTTTACTCCTTTTCTAGAACTCCAGTTTTTATGCCTTTGAGAATCCATAGTCCCTCTGGAAAGAGATGTGATCTTTATAGAGTAAAGAACTGCCTCTAAGTACCTGAGTCTTTGTCACGTTCTTCACTCTTACAAGCTGGATACCTTGTAATTTGATGGGAACACAAATTTGCAGCTGAAATTTGGCTCCAAAACGATTTTCCCCATGTATCtgcaaaataaaatcagagacTGGGAAGTCAAAGCTGATGTGGCTTTGCCACCTGTGGCTTTACAGTGATGAGCACTAAGCACTTACATTGAAGAGGAATTCTTTGTGGTCAGAAAGTCCCCGGCTTGTGTTCATGTACATCACTGATGGTCTGCAATTGAGAAGATGCGTTAGGCCTCAAGGGCCCTTTGTCGGTTTAAATGAACCTGAATGCTACCAACTGGATACACTAGGACAGGGCACGAGATCCTTAAGAGGAGTCAAAGCTGAATATCAAAATGTAAAGTGGTGGTAGGGCAGTTGGGATCAGGTGGAATATTTGGATTCTGTCTATTTGGGCTGGTTCTGTGTCTATCATTCTTCAGAGTggccttccttttctccttcctttcttcccagtcCCGcagtctctcttccctccttAGCATCACGTCAGTACCCTTTTGTAGCAAGACCAGTTGGCCCCGCTCCTCCTTTGATTACTAACAGGACCCAACTGTTCATGCCCTAGAGATCAGTGGGAGACTGGGTTCTAAGCAGCCTCCTCTCAGGGAAGGGCCATACCCACATCCACTCTGACCGCCAGTTCCCTCCGTGAGAGAGAATGCCTGAAGCTGCCCGCAGGGGTTGGCCCCTTGGAAGTACGTACTTGGGAAGAACTGCAATGAAGGCGCGCCTGAATTGAAGGCTGTGGGTCTCCCTGACCGAGGACCTCCCTTCATTGGAACTAGGAAACAAGAATATCAGTTGACAGCACCCCTGCTTTGTACATACAGCTGCTTCTGTCCCTTGGCTTCCCAGGGTCATTGAGGGTCAGATAAGAAAAGACTCTTGGAGATAAGCAATTAGAGTGCAGAAGACTCGCTAGAAGAGTCAGAGACACATTCATTTTAAAGGGGTTTCTCAGCGTTGATGATATTgaaatttggggccagataattcctTGTGAGAGGCTGTCCTGTATACTGTCTGACGTTTAGTAGCAttcctgacctctacccactagatccCAGTAGCAGCCCCCCTAAGTTGtggcaatcaaaaatgtctccaggcattgccccTGGGGGCACAGTCACTCCCATTTGCGAACCCTTTCCCAACACCATACCCCACCCTACCCCCAAGCAGAAGTTTTGCAGATGACAGAGCTTCTCCAAAGTTAAATGAACCAGAATTAGAACTCTAGTCCAAGGCTCATTCTATCAGACAATGCCATAGTTTTACTTTGTGTGTCaataaaagaatgttttaaatatcCTTGCTAACAAGAAGTGAAAgccggggccggcctggtggcgcagtagttaagttcacacgttccgctttggcggcctggggtttgctggttcggatcccaggtgcagacatggcaccacttggcacaccatgctgtggtaggcatcccacatataaagtagaggaaggtgggcacagatgttagctcagggccagtcttcctcagcaaaaagaggaagattggcagcagatgttagctcagggctaatcttcctccaaaaaaaaagaa
It includes:
- the HASPIN gene encoding serine/threonine-protein kinase haspin isoform X5, which encodes MAASLPRPGSRLFRTYGAAGGGGGGPRRQPGRAAAQWFPPQDRKRFFSSSGSSTDTSGGGRSRSVASDDPDDPDFPGSPVGPRRRRAGRRTCTDGPSPIATPRRLRLRARPPQKCSTPCGPLRPPPFPSGNPGRLSPDLSACSPPGHGGELGISASLYSSPASPGPGPGSPEPGDSVISTGPSASPDAASEVASGLHPPAASLDHAPLPCSPEAAPGRRFTRLTHQARASLRSALFSLVDSGNPENSEFGADGKNMRETCHERELVGKRLEGPGLSSISEKSATDQDSCQEIGSQGTVQIECDEANGDKGCIGPGAFNRPERTRPSRKRKHQETMNTSLLHYQQFKGGQKREKDSFFTQDLTHLQDASAWTKARASLSLHKKKIVTAVSEVCSSYTTASSLSGSLISEYSNPPVTNKTNSALSPWHSSSMYLLTPLKTLPVADKKASDAEKVYGECNQEGPLPFSYCLSSEKLECCEKIGEGVFGEVFQTTANNTPVALKIIAIEGPDLVNGAHQKTFEEILPEIIISKELSLLSDEVCNRTEGFIGLNSVHCVQGSYPPLLLRAWDHYNSTKGSANDRPDFFEEDQLFIVLEFEFGGIDLEQMRKKLSSLATAKSILHQITASLAVAEASLHFEHRDLHWGNVLLKKTSLKELHYTLNGKTSAIPTCGLQVSIIDYTLSRLERDGIVVFCDISMDEDLFTGEDKILNQMTFKTKRNTPAMKQIRKKIQHFHRTMLDFSSATDLLCQHSLFK
- the HASPIN gene encoding serine/threonine-protein kinase haspin isoform X3, with protein sequence MAASLPRPGSRLFRTYGAAGGGGGGPRRQPGRAAAQWFPPQDRKRFFSSSGSSTDTSGGGRSRSVASDDPDDPDFPGSPVGPRRRRAGRRTCTDGPSPIATPRRLRLRARPPQKCSTPCGPLRPPPFPSGNPGRLSPDLSACSPPGHGGELGISASLYSSPASPGPGPGSPEPGDSVISTGPSASPDAASEVASGLHPPAASLDHAPLPCSPEAAPGRRFTRLTHQARASLRSALFSLVDSGNPENSEFGADGKNMRETCHERELVGKRLEGPGLSSISEKSATDQDSCQEIGSQGTVQIECDEANGDKGCIGPGAFNRPERTRPSRKRKHQETMNTSLLHYQQFKGGQKREKDSFFTQDLTHLQDASAWTKARASLSLHKKKIVTAVSEVCSSYTTASSLSGSLISEYSNPPVTNKTNSALSPWHSSSMYLLTPLKTLPVADKKASDAEKVYGECNQEGPLPFSYCLSSEKLECCEKIGEGVFGEVFQTTANNTPVALKIIAIEGPDLVNGAHQKTFEEILPEIIISKELSLLSDEVCNRTEGFIGLNSVHCVQGSYPPLLLRAWDHYNSTKGSANDRPDFFEEDQLFIVLEFEFGGIDLEQMRKKLSSLATAKSILHQITASLAVAEASLHFEHRDLHWGNVLLKKTSLKELHYTLNGKTSAIPTCGLQVSIIDYTLSRLERDGIVVFCDISMDEDLFTGEDKILNQMTFKTKRNTPAMKQIRKKIQHFHRTMLDFSSATDLLCQHSLFKTPVFMPLRIHSPSGKRCDLYRVKNCL
- the HASPIN gene encoding serine/threonine-protein kinase haspin isoform X7 — translated: MAASLPRPGSRLFRTYGAAGGGGGGPRRQPGRAAAQWFPPQDRKRFFSSSGSSTDTSGGGRSRSVASDDPDDPDFPGSPVGPRRRRAGRRTCTDGPSPIATPRRLRLRARPPQKCSTPCGPLRPPPFPSGNPGRLSPDLSACSPPGHGGELGISASLYSSPASPGPGPGSPEPGDSVISTGPSASPDAASEVASGLHPPAASLDHAPLPCSPEAAPGRRFTRLTHQARASLRSALFSLVDSGNPENSEFGADGKNMRETCHERELVGKRLEGPGLSSISEKSATDQDSCQEIGSQGTVQIECDEANGDKGCIGPGAFNRPERTRPSRKRKHQETMNTSLLHYQQFKGGQKREKDSFFTQDLTHLQDASAWTKARASLSLHKKKIVTAVSEVCSSYTTASSLSGSLISEYSNPPVTNKTNSALSPWHSSSMYLLTPLKTLPVADKKASDAEKVYGECNQEGPLPFSYCLSSEKLECCEKIGEGVFGEVFQTTANNTPVALKIIAIEGPDLVNGAHQKTFEEILPEIIISKELSLLSDEVCNRTEGFIGLNSVHCVQGSYPPLLLRAWDHYNSTKGSANDRPDFFEEDQLFIVLEFEFGGIDLEQMRKKLSSLATAKSILHQITASLAVAEASLHFEHRDLHWGNVLLKKTSLKELHYTLNGKTSAIPTCGLQVSIIDYTLSRLERDGIVVFCDISMDEDLFTGEGDYQFEIYRLMRKENNNCWELQFLCL
- the HASPIN gene encoding serine/threonine-protein kinase haspin isoform X2: MAASLPRPGSRLFRTYGAAGGGGGGPRRQPGRAAAQWFPPQDRKRFFSSSGSSTDTSGGGRSRSVASDDPDDPDFPGSPVGPRRRRAGRRTCTDGPSPIATPRRLRLRARPPQKCSTPCGPLRPPPFPSGNPGRLSPDLSACSPPGHGGELGISASLYSSPASPGPGPGSPEPGDSVISTGPSASPDAASEVASGLHPPAASLDHAPLPCSPEAAPGRRFTRLTHQARASLRSALFSLVDSGNPENSEFGADGKNMRETCHERELVGKRLEGPGLSSISEKSATDQDSCQEIGSQGTVQIECDEANGDKGCIGPGAFNRPERTRPSRKRKHQETMNTSLLHYQQFKGGQKREKDSFFTQDLTHLQDASAWTKARASLSLHKKKIVTAVSEVCSSYTTASSLSGSLISEYSNPPVTNKTNSALSPWHSSSMYLLTPLKTLPVADKKASDAEKVYGECNQEGPLPFSYCLSSEKLECCEKIGEGVFGEVFQTTANNTPVALKIIAIEGPDLVNGAHQKTFEEILPEIIISKELSLLSDEVCNRTEGFIGLNSVHCVQGSYPPLLLRAWDHYNSTKGSANDRPDFFEEDQLFIVLEFEFGGIDLEQMRKKLSSLATAKSILHQITASLAVAEASLHFEHRDLHWGNVLLKKTSLKELHYTLNGKTSAIPTCGLQVSIIDYTLSRLERDGIVVFCDISMDEDLFTGEGDYQFEIYRLMRKENNNCWGEYHPYNNVLWLHYLTDKILNQMTFKTKRNTPAMKQIRKKIQHFHRTMLDFSSATDLLCQHSLFK
- the HASPIN gene encoding serine/threonine-protein kinase haspin isoform X4 is translated as MAASLPRPGSRLFRTYGAAGGGGGGPRRQPGRAAAQWFPPQDRKRFFSSSGSSTDTSGGGRSRSVASDDPDDPDFPGSPVGPRRRRAGRRTCTDGPSPIATPRRLRLRARPPQKCSTPCGPLRPPPFPSGNPGRLSPDLSACSPPGHGGELGISASLYSSPASPGPGPGSPEPGDSVISTGPSASPDAASEVASGLHPPAASLDHAPLPCSPEAAPGRRFTRLTHQARASLRSALFSLVDSGNPENSEFGADGKNMRETCHERELVGKRLEGPGLSSISEKSATDQDSCQEIGSQGTVQIECDEANGDKGCIGPGAFNRPERTRPSRKRKHQETMNTSLLHYQQFKGGQKREKDSFFTQDLTHLQDASAWTKARASLSLHKKKIVTAVSEVCSSYTTASSLSGSLISEYSNPPVTNKTNSALSPWHSSSMYLLTPLKTLPVADKKASDAEKVYGECNQEGPLPFSYCLSSEKLECCEKIGEGVFGEVFQTTANNTPVALKIIAIEGPDLVNGAHQKTFEEILPEIIISKELSLLSDEVCNRTEGFIGLNSVHCVQGSYPPLLLRAWDHYNSTKGSANDRPDFFEEDQLFIVLEFEFGGIDLEQMRKKLSSLATAKSILHQITASLAVAEASLHFEHRDLHWGNVLLKKTSLKELHYTLNGKTSAIPTCGLQVSIIDYTLSRLERDGIVVFCDISMDEDLFTDKILNQMTFKTKRNTPAMKQIRKKIQHFHRTMLDFSSATDLLCQHSLFKTPVFMPLRIHSPSGKRCDLYRVKNCL
- the HASPIN gene encoding serine/threonine-protein kinase haspin isoform X1 — translated: MAASLPRPGSRLFRTYGAAGGGGGGPRRQPGRAAAQWFPPQDRKRFFSSSGSSTDTSGGGRSRSVASDDPDDPDFPGSPVGPRRRRAGRRTCTDGPSPIATPRRLRLRARPPQKCSTPCGPLRPPPFPSGNPGRLSPDLSACSPPGHGGELGISASLYSSPASPGPGPGSPEPGDSVISTGPSASPDAASEVASGLHPPAASLDHAPLPCSPEAAPGRRFTRLTHQARASLRSALFSLVDSGNPENSEFGADGKNMRETCHERELVGKRLEGPGLSSISEKSATDQDSCQEIGSQGTVQIECDEANGDKGCIGPGAFNRPERTRPSRKRKHQETMNTSLLHYQQFKGGQKREKDSFFTQDLTHLQDASAWTKARASLSLHKKKIVTAVSEVCSSYTTASSLSGSLISEYSNPPVTNKTNSALSPWHSSSMYLLTPLKTLPVADKKASDAEKVYGECNQEGPLPFSYCLSSEKLECCEKIGEGVFGEVFQTTANNTPVALKIIAIEGPDLVNGAHQKTFEEILPEIIISKELSLLSDEVCNRTEGFIGLNSVHCVQGSYPPLLLRAWDHYNSTKGSANDRPDFFEEDQLFIVLEFEFGGIDLEQMRKKLSSLATAKSILHQITASLAVAEASLHFEHRDLHWGNVLLKKTSLKELHYTLNGKTSAIPTCGLQVSIIDYTLSRLERDGIVVFCDISMDEDLFTGEGDYQFEIYRLMRKENNNCWGEYHPYNNVLWLHYLTDKILNQMTFKTKRNTPAMKQIRKKIQHFHRTMLDFSSATDLLCQHSLFKTPVFMPLRIHSPSGKRCDLYRVKNCL
- the HASPIN gene encoding serine/threonine-protein kinase haspin isoform X6 gives rise to the protein MAASLPRPGSRLFRTYGAAGGGGGGPRRQPGRAAAQWFPPQDRKRFFSSSGSSTDTSGGGRSRSVASDDPDDPDFPGSPVGPRRRRAGRRTCTDGPSPIATPRRLRLRARPPQKCSTPCGPLRPPPFPSGNPGRLSPDLSACSPPGHGGELGISASLYSSPASPGPGPGSPEPGDSVISTGPSASPDAASEVASGLHPPAASLDHAPLPCSPEAAPGRRFTRLTHQARASLRSALFSLVDSGNPENSEFGADGKNMRETCHERELVGKRLEGPGLSSISEKSATDQDSCQEIGSQGTVQIECDEANGDKGCIGPGAFNRPERTRPSRKRKHQETMNTSLLHYQQFKGGQKREKDSFFTQDLTHLQDASAWTKARASLSLHKKKIVTAVSEVCSSYTTASSLSGSLISEYSNPPVTNKTNSALSPWHSSSMYLLTPLKTLPVADKKASDAEKVYGECNQEGPLPFSYCLSSEKLECCEKIGEGVFGEVFQTTANNTPVALKIIAIEGPDLVNGAHQKTFEEILPEIIISKELSLLSDEVCNRTEGFIGLNSVHCVQGSYPPLLLRAWDHYNSTKGSANDRPDFFEEDQLFIVLEFEFGGIDLEQMRKKLSSLATAKSILHQITASLAVAEASLHFEHRDLHWGNVLLKKTSLKELHYTLNGKTSAIPTCGLQVSIIDYTLSRLERDGIVVFCDISMDEDLFTDKILNQMTFKTKRNTPAMKQIRKKIQHFHRTMLDFSSATDLLCQHSLFK